The following are encoded in a window of Acropora muricata isolate sample 2 chromosome 6, ASM3666990v1, whole genome shotgun sequence genomic DNA:
- the LOC136920873 gene encoding uncharacterized protein, whose protein sequence is MRYIFNCLVFVLRNVLVAVVGYLSCLLRKIKRTGRCRRRSAMLPSTKRNLAFGIFLCVVTLVVLYSYCNGNSVCYTFPFFSGMERDRLLKPEVLVTFDITIPKKHKAKPEDTTRQKTGHSTAADRQNNALITGENEEKLHFTVFNTTSQKAKLLRKGDFKDSKTRGNNTLESKKHLLPPSDIVGEVADEILRNANFSVDEANRELVRVEKVDESIDKEYNKNGFLQKVMASRGAGTKSPGKRLVRVERVDLTSEEEAEKREPVKQVHEPVKGRLLRVQSGKDSKIENLELKHARRFGVTYATREAQNYTSNKEWSKIKSKLSNEAKEKRETPKSTLPPFFAKFLNVTAKERQLIDFLHNYTDKPKPLNSTNTALRYHQANATKEAVKGKEIHGSNLTVAYTERGHHLQTPSIAKLENTEKVHAREKRSKAEDTLLDALVAKLLNITVERNYTTGFPGKSTIVMRPFNLSGALKSTIERSHHLADIDKNDPKAESTALLVKFLKENGRYPIHFPSNVSKSRGNKELTVSKLEKNNSELKISSENTSIDLKKTLLELANRIDFNRKENDTQRNLDKQNGAGDLTMLWLLLRQSSFQDLGAFNLSRVLKDIAGKTRRAIADNGDGKLNSDSVESGERPGVTIYRPKLDQRKNDAMKPVMKNKSETEISLRGYRTLYTAGDYLNKTSSGSLKNMTSFSSGSGAWESGDEENNSRVGACVECDHSKIHRRAEQQTTNPPSQGKSERRVRTKQATNGILKFDNISCEELDPKVLLYNRIFKTGSSTTEFIIMNSSSAMNFDYKIGTTEDWYDKGKSGPYPGLIIRKANKKLVNYPRMAFVAHFYFRSRLNLPQAHTYINQVRQPVRRLVSHYHYMRSRNRPKNRLKEFLASKEKKESLEKCVRQQHKGCRSNVMTRFFCGRHYYCRKGTLRALLKAKHNVKRFYAVVGLLENYDIYLQILNKRLPKFFPKISSGDIGRFKYNPDYNFDDVPKGLTEEIERANWADKSLYSFIKRRFWKQAQVCGLHSHTL, encoded by the exons ATGCGGTatattttcaattgtttggTTTTTGTATTACGAAACGTGTTGGTAGCTGTAGTTGGATACCTGAGTTGTCTACTTAGGAAAATCAAAAGAACCGGCCGTTGTAG GCGCCGTTCAGCCATGTTGCCCTCAACAAAACGTAACCTGGCTTTTGGCATTTTCCTCTGTGTCGTCACTCTGGTGGTTTTGTATTCCTACTGCAATGGCAATTCTGTCTGCTACACATTTCCGTTCTTCAGTGGAATGGAACGAGACAGGCTGCTGAAGCCGGAAGTGCTTGTCACATTTGACATCACCATTCCCAAGAAACACAAAG CTAAACCTGAAGACACCACGAGACAGAAGACTGGGCACTCCACTGCAGCTGACCGTCAAAATAACGCGCTCATTACAggagaaaatgaagaaaaacttCACTTTACAGTTTTCAATACGACTTCACAGAAAGCAAAGTTGCTTCGTAAAGGAGACTTCAAGGATAGTAAAACTCGAGGAAATAACACTTTAGAATCTAAGAAACATCTTCTGCCACCGTCAGACATTGTGGGCGAAGTGGCAGACGAAATTTTACGAAACGCAAACTTCTCCGTGGACGAAGCGAATAGGGAGCTTGTTCGTGTTGAGAAAGTTGACGAAAGCATCGATAAAGAGTATAATAAAAATGGATTTCTTCAGAAGGTGATGGCGTCGAGGGGGGCTGGGACAAAAAGCCCGGGTAAAAGACTGGTGCGAGTTGAACGAGTAGATTTGACCAGTGAGGAAGAAGCAGAAAAGAGAGAACCGGTTAAGCAGGTTCACGAACCTGTTAAAGGAAGGTTATTGAGAGTACAATCTGGAAAAGACTCCAAAATAGAGAATCTGGAACTTAAGCATGCAAGAAGGTTTGGAGTGACATATGCAACGCGTGAAGCCCAAAATTACACTAGTAATAAAGAGTGGAGTAAGATAAAAAGCAAACTATCGAATGAAGCAAAGGAGAAGAGGGAAACACCGAAATCTACACTTCCCCCTTTCTTTGCTAAGTTTTTAAACGTCACTGCTAAAGAAAGACAACTGATTGACTTTCTTCATAACTACACGGACAAGCCGAAGCCACTAAACAGCACAAATACAGCTCTTCGTTATCATCAGGCAAATGCCACCAAGGAGGCTGTGAAAGGAAAAGAGATACATGGATCTAATTTGACTGTTGCGTATACAGAGAGAGGCCATCATCTTCAAACTCCTTCGATTGCAAAGCTGGAAAACACCGAGAAAGTGCACGcaagagaaaaaagaagtaAAGCGGAAGATACTTTACTTGATGCCCTTGTAGCTAAACTTCTGAATATTACTGTTGAGAGAAATTACACAACGGGATTTCCTGGAAAATCCACAATAGTGATGAGGCCTTTCAACCTCTCGGGTGCATTGAAAAGCACAATTGAAAGAAGTCATCATCTTGCAGATATTGACAAAAATGACCCTAAAGCTGAAAGCACTGCGCTTTTGgtaaaatttttgaaagaaaatggcCGATATCCAATCCACTTCCCAAGTAATGTCTCTAAAAGTCGTGGAAACAAGGAACTTACCGTTTCAAAGTTAGAGAAAAACAATTCAGAACTAAAGATTTCTTCGGAAAATACGTCGATTGACCTTAAAAAGACGCTACTGGAATTAGCGAATCGTATCGACTTTAACAGAAAGGAAAACGACACGCAAAGGAATTTGGATAAACAAAATGGAGCAGGCGATCTGACAATGCTGTGGCTGCTTTTGCGTCAAAGTTCTTTCCAAGATCTTGGTGCATTTAACTTGAGTCGTGTGCTGAAGGACATTGCAGGAAAAACTCGAAGGGCGATCGCAGACAATGGAGACGGCAAGTTGAATAGTGATAGCGTTGAATCTGGAGAGAGACCCGGTGTAACGATCTACAGACCAAAGCTGGATCAGCGAAAAAATGACGCAATGAAGCCTGTAATGAAGAATAAAAGTGAAACAGAAATTTCTCTGCGGGGATATCGGACCCTCTATACTGCGGGCGATTATTTGAATAAAACAAGCTCTGGGAGTTTGAAAAATATGACCTCGTTTTCAAGTGGAAGTGGTGCATGGGAGTCTGGGGACGAAGAAAATAATAGCAG GGTAGGCGCATGCGTAGAATGTGATCACAGTAAAATTCACCGAAGAGCAGAACAGCAAACGACAAACCCACCATCACAAGGGAAATCGGAGAGGAGAGTGAGAACGAAACAGGCCACAAACGGAATTTTGAAGTTTGATAATATTAGTTGCGAGGAACTGGATCCTAAAGTATTACTGTACAATCGAATCTTCAAGACTGGTAGTTCGACAACTGAATTCATAATTATGAACTCCAGTTCGGCTATGAACTTTGACTACAAGATAG GAACGACAGAGGACTGGTACGATAAAGGTAAATCAGGCCCATATCCGGGACTTATCATCAGGAAAGCCAACAAGAAACTCGTCAACTACCCGCGCATGGCATTTGTGGCTCACTTTTACTTTAGGAGCAGACTAAATTTACCACAGGCTCACACGTACATTAATCAAGTGAGACAACCCGTTCGAAGACTGGTGTCACATTATCACTATATGCGGAGTAGGAATCGCCCGAAGAATAGACTCAAGGAATTTCTGGCCtctaaggaaaagaaagaatctcttgaaaaatgtgttaGACAGCAACATAAAGGATGTCGTAGTAATGTTATGACAAGATTTTTCTGCGGAAGACATTATTATTGTCGTAAGGGAACTCTAAGAGCGTTACTCAAAGCCAAACACAACGTCAAAAGATTTTATGCCGTGGTGGGGTTACTGGAAAATTACGATATTTACCTTCAAATTCTTAACAAACGATTACCAAAGTTCTTCCCAAAGATTTCCAGCGGCGACATCGGAAGATTTAAATATAATCCAGACTATAATTTTGACGACGTTCCAAAAGGTCTCACTGAAGAGATTGAAAGAGCCAACTGGGCTGATAAAAGTCTTTATTCTTTTATCAAGCGACGGTTCTGGAAGCAAGCTCAGGTCTGTGGATTACACTCTCACACGTTGTGA